TCACCGGTAATGTGCAAAAAATGACGGCGCGCTTGATGTAAGCGATCCGCTGAAAAGGTAATGCGTGGCTGTAACTGGCTTGGTGTTCTTACCGCGACCAGCGGCTCATCTGTCGCCAGTGCCAGCGTAAGCTCTGGACTGTCGGGGAATAGCGAGGCCGTATGGCCATCGCCGCCCATACCTAAAATCACCGCACTGGCAGGCCAAGCAAGCAAAGCAGCCTGCTTAGCGACGTGCTCGACGCCCTCTTCGGGCGTCTCAGCATCGCAGGTTAACGGTAGAAAGGTGGCGGCCGCGGCGTTGGCTTGCAACAAGTACTCACGCACTAACTTGGCGTTGCTGTCGCTGCTGTGTTCGTCTACCCAGCGCTCGTCGGCAAGCGTGATGTCTACGCGCTCCCAAGGCAGTGGTTTCGCCGCCAGTGCGGTGAAAAAAGGCACCGGCGTGGAGCCACCAGACACCACTAGCAGGGCACGCTCGTGGTGCGTTAAGTCTTCATGCAAGGCCTGAGCAACGGCTTCGGCAAGCTGCTCAGCCAGCTGTTGGCGTGCTTGACTCATATCAATAATCCTCGTACCAGCTGCGGCCGTCTTGGGTAATCATTGCGATAGACGCGACGGGCCCCCAAGAACCCGCGGGATAGCGGCGCGGCGGCGTTTCACGTTTTTTCCAACCATCAATGAGCTGATCACACCAACGCCACGAATGTTCAATCTCATCGCG
This DNA window, taken from Vreelandella profundi, encodes the following:
- the pgl gene encoding 6-phosphogluconolactonase, with protein sequence MSQARQQLAEQLAEAVAQALHEDLTHHERALLVVSGGSTPVPFFTALAAKPLPWERVDITLADERWVDEHSSDSNAKLVREYLLQANAAAATFLPLTCDAETPEEGVEHVAKQAALLAWPASAVILGMGGDGHTASLFPDSPELTLALATDEPLVAVRTPSQLQPRITFSADRLHQARRHFLHITGEDKRAVLAKALNGDDVRQLPIRAFLSCPLAIYWAP